In Syntrophus gentianae, the following proteins share a genomic window:
- a CDS encoding putative sulfate/molybdate transporter has protein sequence MKIKSFEFSLRELGGAMGDFGTLFPLAIGYIYVCGLNPSGFLVMMGLANIVTGLVYRLPMPIEPMKVLAIVAIAQHWAPSMVYASGFGMGLIWILFAITGLVGRLAKWTPPSVIRGIQAALGVMLAIEAVKLLSAGWTLGLISLLIVLALRKNRYAPAAVVLMALGISVMSAKGEFHHVAAPGFSLPPLTTFTLREVWDTLVLAGFAQIPLTITNATIATAALLSSYWPDRPVTVRKLSWNQGIMNAVLPFLGGMPMCHGAGGLAGQYYFGARTGGANILEGMIEISLGLFLSASIAGLFSLFPGAIVGAMMFMVGIELMKFAREIKAGKDLIPLGTTLVISLLSNMAYGFLAGLVVHYLMLLLFRSRSV, from the coding sequence ATGAAGATCAAATCCTTTGAATTCAGCCTGCGGGAACTGGGAGGGGCGATGGGGGATTTCGGAACCCTCTTCCCTCTGGCCATTGGCTATATCTATGTCTGCGGCCTTAACCCCTCCGGTTTTCTGGTCATGATGGGGCTGGCGAACATCGTCACCGGTCTTGTGTACCGGCTGCCCATGCCCATCGAACCCATGAAGGTGCTGGCCATTGTGGCCATCGCCCAGCACTGGGCGCCTTCCATGGTCTATGCCTCGGGATTCGGCATGGGCCTGATCTGGATACTCTTTGCCATCACCGGCTTGGTGGGCCGGCTGGCAAAATGGACGCCTCCCTCCGTAATTCGTGGCATTCAGGCGGCGCTGGGTGTCATGCTGGCGATTGAAGCGGTGAAGCTGCTGTCGGCGGGTTGGACCCTCGGCCTGATTTCTCTCCTGATTGTCCTGGCCCTGCGGAAGAATCGTTACGCTCCGGCTGCGGTGGTCCTGATGGCCCTCGGGATTTCCGTCATGTCTGCTAAAGGAGAGTTCCATCACGTCGCTGCCCCCGGTTTCAGTCTGCCCCCGTTGACGACATTCACCCTTCGGGAGGTCTGGGATACCTTAGTCCTGGCCGGTTTTGCGCAGATTCCCCTGACCATTACCAACGCCACCATCGCCACCGCCGCGCTTCTCTCCAGCTATTGGCCGGATCGGCCGGTGACGGTGAGGAAATTATCCTGGAATCAAGGGATCATGAATGCGGTTTTGCCCTTCCTGGGGGGGATGCCGATGTGCCACGGCGCCGGCGGTTTGGCCGGACAGTACTATTTCGGGGCGCGCACCGGCGGCGCCAACATCCTGGAAGGGATGATCGAAATTTCTCTTGGTTTGTTCCTCTCCGCGTCCATCGCCGGCCTTTTCTCCCTTTTTCCCGGAGCCATTGTCGGCGCCATGATGTTTATGGTGGGGATCGAACTCATGAAATTCGCTAGGGAGATAAAAGCCGGAAAAGACTTGATCCCCTTGGGAACGACCCTGGTAATTTCCCTGTTATCCAACATGGCTTACGGTTTTCTGGCCGGTCTTGTGGTCCATTACCTGATGTTGCTTCTTTTCAGAAGCAGATCCGTCTAA